From the Juglans microcarpa x Juglans regia isolate MS1-56 chromosome 7D, Jm3101_v1.0, whole genome shotgun sequence genome, the window TGAAAATATACAATTAGAAAAAAATGGACATTTCTCCATTTCATCTGATGGTCCCAAAATATATAACACCCAACCTACAGATGGAGTTGCAGCTCTGTGAAAAGAGTGGTTGAAGCACAATGGAAGCTTGCCGTGAGTTTCTGGAAGAGTAATAATTGATTGTACACGTGTAACTTCTTTTGTTGGGGATGAAGGGGgtgtttagaaattttaatCTTGATGCTATTTTTTGTTCTATAGCTCAGACCTCTCTCTCACTTTCAGGCAACCATTTCCAAGGTTAAGTAGGTGTCATTTTACCTATAATTCTATTGTAATCTAGTACATAAGATTTTTGGTGGTGGGTGATGCATAGAGGGTGGGGTATAGGTGTGTTTCTAGtgttaatttctatttttgtctGATCATCATCTTGTTGTGTTGCTTTTCCTAGATGCATGAGAGGATAAGGGGTATGTGTAATATTTTTAGTCTGGTTTCGAGGAtttgtgtgaaaaaggaaactACCGAAACATCCCTCAGGTGCGGCCCTCATCCCAAATTAACTACAAGAATCCTATCACTTATTTGATGCTTTTgcccatttttctttattaatttttttaagtggcAATGTGTTATTGTGGCCTAAAGCCATTGTCTTACACGCTCCTCTATAGTTTTATGCACACTTCAGCATTATAATTTCTTCATCAGCTTCAGTTTAGAAAGGTGTTCGAGCGGATTAAAGGATGGAATAAATAGCCTTTATATTACAAGCATTGTTCGAGCACTAGGAAGGATGTGCTACCTATTGTGAGGACTCTTTAGTGGTGGTTTCTTATAAAGCAATTGAACTAAGACCATATAGCCTTGATCCCAAAACATCTGTCCAACACATTATGCAATGTCCTCTATAAATTCCTTGCTAGCTTAGCTAGCCAGCCACCTGAAAATTGTTCTTCCTAATCTCATCTTTCCTTTGCAATTATTGTCTCTTCCAAGATAATTACCATTTTGGCTAAtgaattatcttttaaaaaagaaaagaagaaaagagaacggaaaaaaaaaaaaaaaaaacgtgtgaAAAATAGTTCATATTTTGGTGCTcttattaaaaaagttgaatggaTTGGCCCTCCTCGACTTTTTAACCCGTTTGCCTCTAATGCTTGAAACTCTAATTTTATATCTACAGTGTGAACATAAAGTCCATTATGTCATAACCTCCCTTGCGTCATCTGTTAGGCTGCCATCGCTTTATCAATATTTATAAGTGGAAGCGGCTgatatcaaaattaattaattcgcctcaatttaaaatatggaAAAAGTTACTTTGTCTCTCCACTTTGTCCATTTCATTTGACTAtgggtcaaattttttttttttttttttttacttagtgattaaggaagtgattttaagtgtattgatattttttttttattttttaaaaatatttaagtatattaaaaaaataaatatttttaaataaatgtgaaaaagaaaaaagaaaaaaaaaaaaaaactttacagCGGTATCTCTAGCGGTCAACGCCTACTGCATAGTAGccgatatatatatttctttggaATCTTCTACTCAGTCGCCTCGCACTTTATCCACTTTGGAGAGGCTTGCCATCAAATTGATACTCCCTCGAGGGGTTTTTGTCGCCccttgatttttataaaaaatatttttagaatttttttgttttaattatttcgtTACTCCAACAGCATTAAGACATCGGATACTCCATTTATATGTGCCTGCAGAAActcagagagggagagagagcgcGCAAAAGGGAGTTGACCATGTTGGTCTCCATTTTGCTGAGTTTTTCATTCCCTGCATCCACTTCTCTTTTCATCACGGCATTATCTGTGATTAACTTGACATCCTCTGCTTATATTGGGTTCTCCGAAGTACGAGGAAAGCACTTGTTGTACTCCAAATTTTGGAATGCAATTTCTTCAGAATCTGGACGAAGAAAAGGAGAGCAAATTACTCTTTCTAGCAGAACAGGCATGCTGTTTCTTTATACTCCCACGTTTCTTGTTGGTCTCGCATCCTTTGTGCTTTTCCCACTTCAGGATCTTCGAATCTTATTGCTCGTTTCTGCTATAacccttcatttcttcaagagagTCTTAGAGGTATAATCTTCTCTCCCCTGTTTGAAGACGCTGATTTGACACTGACCCAGAAGAGATTTTGATGTGTTGCAACAACAAGTTCTCTTCCTTTGCATCAATCTTCTTgaattgctttgtttttttaactaTTCAGAGctaacaaaattaagaaaaaaaccaaaagaaacacACGTTTTATAACCTACTCACAGGCAGGAAAATAGtggcttccttttttttttaatgaattttccCTTGATTTCGTACTTGGTCAAATGTCTTTTCTTGTTTGTATTGTATTTATAGGTCCTATTTGTCCACAAATACAGCGGCAGGATGGTTCTTGATTCTGTAATTGTCATCTCTTCTGGTTACTTTGTGTCCTTTGCAAGCATGATCTATGCCCAACACCTGACACAAGGAAGTTCAGAGCCACCAGTTGACTTAAAGTATCCCGGAATTTTGCTGTTTCTTGTGGGTATCAGTGGCAACTTCTACCACCATTTCCTGCTCTCCAAACTGAGGAGGGAAGAGGGTGACAAAGAATATAGGATTCCCAAGGGTGGTTTATTTAACTTGGTGATATGCCCACATTATCTTTTCGAAATTATAGATCTCTTAGGGATCTCATTCATCTCTCAGACATTGTATGCATTCTGTCTCACACTAGGCTCTGTGTTTTACCTGATAGCAAGGAGTTATGCCACTGGGAGATGGTACctgtcaaaatttgaagattttccTGAGGATGTCAAGGCTCTCATTCCCTATGTTTTCTAGAATGTGAAACACTGTTTAAATGCATGATTGGTTTTTGTTGATAAATAAATCTTACAATGTTAACATTCCTGTTATCAAAGTTAAATATCATGATGTCTTTTGACTTTTATCTTATGATCCTTAAAGTCCTTTTCGTTTATATCAAATCGATTATTCTATCTGCATTTTATGAGATATTCTTTCGAGGGAATTAAGGATGTCTATCTTAATCAAAGGATTACCTATCAAGATTCTCTGAATTTCTTATCCGAATTTAAGAATTTCAAAGCAGAGAGAGATTGACACATAAAGTGAgctttacaatatttattactatacaaaatatttatacccTATAGGACCGTTTATGTGACAAGAATTTAGTAGATTAATCATTTTTAGGGATGGTGCGAAAACGTGGGGTTGTATCCTTTAACAACACCAAACAAATTGTCTTACGGGCAGATATAAGATGTTAGTCAAAGAAACAGCCGTATTCATtcacattaatttattagtTGAAAATTAGAACACATGCATTGTGTGGTGTAACGATTTTATCAACTACGCGGAGAGATCGATGCCCCATAATTCAGAATCTCTTTGTATATAAACCAGCTAAGAGACTTAGGTTTGTTTGATACATTAACACAGCagaaaccgagagagagagagagagagagagagagagagagagcgcagaAGAGGTGTTAACCATGGTGGTCTCCATTTTACCGAGATTTATTTTCCCACCACCCAATTCTCTTTTCGTCACGGCGATGTCCGTGATTAGCTTAACATCTTTAGCTTATACTGGGTTCTCCGAAGTAAGAGGAAGGCACTTGCAATATTCCAAGTTTTGGAACGTAATTTCTCCAGAATCTGgaacaagaagaaaaggaaagcaGATCAAGCTTTCTAGCAGAACGGGCATGCTCCTTCTTTATACTCCTGCATTTCTTGCTGGTCTCACCTCTTTTGTGATTTTCCCACATCAGGATCTCCGGCTTTTACTGCTTGATTCTGCTCTAACTCTTCATTTCTTTAAGAGGGTCTTCGAGGTAtaattttgtttctctctctgctTGAACGATAttggttaaataattaaatttactttttggttTAGATTTTAGACTCACAACCGAAAAAGTACAgatatttttggttaattttgtgtaaaaattggAAGAAGCTCACGTGACACTGACCCAGAACAGATTTTTGATGCGTTTAGatttttcttccttataatCAATATTCTAGACAGATGTTATGGGTGATTTTGTGGTGTCAGCTATTcgaaaaaataacataaagaaaCAAACCAAAGAAAGACAAGGCTTTAGGGCCTTTTGTTTTAAGGTGTGCTTTGATTTAAATGTTGTTTGTTTGTGATGTTTTATAGGTACTCTTTGTGCACAAATACAGCGGCTCGATGGTTCTTGATTCTGCAATTCCCATTACTCTTAGTTACTTCTTGTCCACAGCAACCATGATCTATGCCCAACACCTAACAAAAGGGATGCCAGAGCCACCTGTTGATTTGATGTATCTTGGAGTTTTGCTGTTTCTTATTGGTATCAGTGGCAACTTCTACCACCATTTCCTGCTCTCCAAACTGAGGGAGAGGGTGACAAAGAATATAGGATTCCCAAGGGTGGTTTATTTGACCTAGTGTTATGCCCACATTATCTTTTCGAAATCATAGATTTCATAGGGATCTCATTCATATCTCAGACATGGTATGCACTCTCTTTCACTCTGGGCACTATTTTCTACCTGATGGGAAGAAGTCATGCTACAAGAAGATGGTACTTatctaaatttgaagatttcCCTGAGGATGTCAAGGCTCTCATTCCATTTGTGTTCTAGAATGTAAAATAAAACTCAGTTGGAATGCACGATGAGTTTGGATAGTCATGTCTACTTCCCATAGCAAAAGTCAATGttttattgctttatttttttccatgtttGAGTGTAAAAGGCAATATAGATTTGAGTTCAGATGATAACAAGAGACTTGGCTTCAAATATTGACTTTTAGCCGCAACATTTTCTCACTTTGTATCCGTGTTTATCTCATCTGGTATGGACCCCCGTACGAAGCAAATGTCAGTTTTGTCACCAGTATTAATTAATGAAGAC encodes:
- the LOC121238695 gene encoding 3-oxo-5-alpha-steroid 4-dehydrogenase 2-like, producing MCLQKLREGERARKRELTMLVSILLSFSFPASTSLFITALSVINLTSSAYIGFSEVRGKHLLYSKFWNAISSESGRRKGEQITLSSRTGMLFLYTPTFLVGLASFVLFPLQDLRILLLVSAITLHFFKRVLEVLFVHKYSGRMVLDSVIVISSGYFVSFASMIYAQHLTQGSSEPPVDLKYPGILLFLVGISGNFYHHFLLSKLRREEGDKEYRIPKGGLFNLVICPHYLFEIIDLLGISFISQTLYAFCLTLGSVFYLIARSYATGRWYLSKFEDFPEDVKALIPYVF
- the LOC121238696 gene encoding LOW QUALITY PROTEIN: steroid 5-alpha-reductase DET2-like (The sequence of the model RefSeq protein was modified relative to this genomic sequence to represent the inferred CDS: inserted 1 base in 1 codon), whose protein sequence is MVVSILPRFIFPPPNSLFVTAMSVISLTSLAYTGFSEVRGRHLQYSKFWNVISPESGTRRKGKQIKLSSRTGMLLLYTPAFLAGLTSFVIFPHQDLRLLLLDSALTLHFFKRVFEVLFVHKYSGSMVLDSAIPITLSYFLSTATMIYAQHLTKGMPEPPVDLMYLGVLLFLIGISGNFYHHFLLSKLRXEGDKEYRIPKGGLFDLVLCPHYLFEIIDFIGISFISQTWYALSFTLGTIFYLMGRSHATRRWYLSKFEDFPEDVKALIPFVF